The Fodinicurvata sp. EGI_FJ10296 genome has a window encoding:
- a CDS encoding replication initiator protein A, which yields MVGDSTKDRPPLLPDRMRQADFFVCDIFDAAPKGDMASMQNPVFSISTKPDRNVRRYENGENFVEVTPSVKGLATVHDRDVLIFCISQVMAAINDGRNDDIRPTLRFKAYDLLKATNRGTDGRGYEQLRAALERLSGTRITTNITTGNVEVLDGFGLIDRFRIIRETRDGRMHDIEVTLSEWVFNAINAREVLTLHRNYFRLRKPLERRLYEIARKHCGNSSEWRIGLHKLKSKCGSYSTDKEFRRLLSNIIIEDTAHAHIPDYSVTLDGEMVIFQSRGSVPVRREEVFNGRLDPECFHDARTAAPGWDIYYLEREWRRWLGENEIVAKNPERHFVKFCRSWFEKRGKPS from the coding sequence ATGGTGGGTGATAGCACAAAAGATCGACCGCCCCTTCTGCCCGACCGTATGAGGCAAGCGGATTTCTTCGTATGCGATATCTTCGATGCCGCACCTAAAGGCGATATGGCGTCGATGCAGAACCCGGTTTTCTCGATCTCAACAAAGCCCGATCGGAACGTTCGCCGCTACGAGAATGGCGAGAACTTCGTAGAGGTAACACCGTCTGTGAAAGGACTAGCAACGGTTCATGATCGCGACGTTTTGATCTTCTGCATCTCCCAGGTCATGGCGGCGATCAACGATGGGCGTAACGACGATATCCGCCCGACACTCCGCTTCAAAGCGTACGATCTGCTGAAGGCGACCAATCGGGGAACAGACGGGCGTGGTTATGAGCAGTTAAGAGCTGCCTTGGAGCGGCTATCGGGAACCCGCATAACAACCAACATAACTACCGGAAATGTTGAAGTTCTAGATGGATTCGGATTGATAGATCGTTTCCGGATCATACGTGAAACACGTGACGGGCGTATGCATGATATTGAGGTCACTCTATCGGAATGGGTTTTCAATGCCATTAATGCGCGTGAGGTACTGACCTTACACCGAAACTATTTTCGACTTCGAAAACCGCTGGAAAGGCGCCTATACGAGATTGCTAGAAAGCACTGTGGTAATTCTTCTGAATGGCGTATAGGACTTCATAAGCTAAAATCTAAATGTGGGTCATATTCAACAGATAAGGAATTTAGGCGTCTGCTATCAAACATAATTATTGAAGATACAGCACATGCACATATTCCTGACTATAGCGTCACTCTCGATGGCGAGATGGTAATCTTTCAGTCTCGGGGCTCGGTGCCTGTCCGGCGCGAAGAGGTTTTTAACGGTCGCCTTGATCCAGAATGTTTCCATGACGCCCGAACCGCAGCCCCTGGTTGGGATATCTATTACCTTGAGCGCGAGTGGCGGCGATGGCTCGGTGAGAATGAGATCGTAGCGAAGAATCCTGAGCGGCATTTCGTGAAATTCTGCCGGAGCTGGTTCGAAAAGCGGGGGAAACCTTCCTAA
- a CDS encoding tetratricopeptide repeat protein: MRTLAAGVLIGLVSFLPVNALAQPTQAEVEDPYEFFLTAPQLTSDESNDIRGELWDTIEKIREERRIEYRRAVRAASRGDPEAQNNLGTMYEQGYGVTQDYAEAVRWYSSAAEQGNSYAQRNLSAMYADGRGVAQDIINAYMWIIISAANGHDGAIEARDNMNDLFSRTNNENIMFQTQRRARICMESGYTNCD, from the coding sequence ATGAGAACACTCGCTGCCGGCGTCCTCATAGGGCTGGTTTCTTTTCTGCCGGTAAACGCATTGGCGCAGCCTACACAGGCAGAAGTGGAAGATCCTTATGAGTTTTTCTTAACCGCTCCTCAATTAACGTCAGACGAAAGCAATGACATACGTGGTGAACTATGGGATACAATAGAAAAAATAAGAGAAGAACGAAGAATTGAGTACCGCAGAGCCGTTAGAGCCGCTTCGCGAGGAGATCCCGAAGCCCAGAATAATCTTGGGACAATGTATGAACAAGGGTATGGTGTCACACAAGACTATGCTGAGGCGGTCCGCTGGTATAGCAGTGCTGCCGAACAAGGTAATTCCTATGCACAGCGCAATCTTTCTGCTATGTATGCTGATGGTCGTGGGGTAGCTCAAGATATTATCAATGCATATATGTGGATAATTATTTCTGCTGCCAACGGACATGATGGTGCTATTGAAGCACGTGACAACATGAATGATCTTTTTTCCAGAACTAACAATGAGAACATTATGTTTCAAACTCAGAGACGTGCGCGTATTTGCATGGAATCTGGTTATACCAACTGCGATTGA